From Rutidosis leptorrhynchoides isolate AG116_Rl617_1_P2 chromosome 3, CSIRO_AGI_Rlap_v1, whole genome shotgun sequence, a single genomic window includes:
- the LOC139900077 gene encoding uncharacterized protein: MGREIQSYPSEPTTGITKRSCRNPVEDARGVKCSGKSCKSCTARVIADCVAVCCCPCAVVNFFTLTFLKLPWMMGRKCLSKKKKLKIVKGTNVIPRKEQCENGDLGKVTAIVEDDEEMDNNKYSARFEAVRVWLELYRVDHLGFGRVSFNGIQSLG; the protein is encoded by the coding sequence ATGGGTCGAGAGATACAATCATACCCATCAGAACCCACCACCGGAATCACAAAAAGATCCTGCCGGAATCCAGTTGAAGACGCCAGAGGAGTGAAATGTTCCGGCAAGTCATGTAAATCTTGTACGGCCAGAGTAATTGCTGATTGTGTAGCAGTATGTTGTTGCCCATGTGCTGTTGTCAACTTTTTTACACTCACATTTCTTAAACTTCCATGGATGATGGGAAGAAAATGTTTGAGTAagaaaaaaaagctgaaaattgtAAAGGGTACAAATGTAATTCCAAGAAAAGAACAGTGTGAAAATGGGGATTTAGGAAAAGTAACTGCCATtgtagaagatgatgaagaaatggaTAACAATAAATATAGTGCAAGATTTGAAGCTGTAAGGGTTTGGTTAGAATTGTATAGAGTTGATCATTTGGGCTTTGGTAGAGTTTCTTTTAATGGGATTCAATCACTTGGTTAA